The genomic segment gaaaaacgagaacgtAGTGAAAACCTACTGTGCCGCCGAAGAGTCAGTCATGAGCGCCGAGGAAACGTATGCGTTTTTGTTTCCTGTTTGAACGCTAAACCGACAATCTCTTCATGCAAGAATTGTTCGCTTTCGCAGTCGCTGCATCGCAGTGGAGCGCTCTTATATTCCTTGCGATTGCCATAAATATTGAATGTAGTTCCAAAGTTGACAAAGGGTGAGTGCTGCATGGGGAAATGGTATTTCATATTTTGTCATCGAAATGGGAAAAATATATCCCATTTCATAAATGCATATCCGCTAGCAGTTGCTCTCTGATCGCCGCTAAACAAAGAGTGAAGCCTCTGACAGCCGCCTATTTTTTTCACAATTGCTACTTCTGGTTCGAAAAAAGAACACAATATACGAAGCGTCTGATCGGGACAACTCGGCCAGAACCCGGGCAGCCACGAGTGTAGGACGCACAGTCCTGCAGTTTATATCTCTCCAGTGGCTCACAATATGCTGTGCCAAACAGCAGCATCTCAAAGGAAACACATTTGCAACTGCTCCTCAGACAGGCAACGTAGGTGAGAGAGTAGATACCCCGATGGGGTTACCGAAGGTGCTGCGTAGGGTAAGAAGTTATTTCGATAATTATAACCTTCTGAACAGCTGAGCATTGAATACGAGGTTTTCAGGGATGCGGGTGACAAAAAGATGAACAACACATTTCTGTTCACTTTATAATGCCACATTTCCTTCCTGCCGTCTTCATGAAGGATCCGAAAATATCTTGGTTCATGAGACTTACAGGATATTCAGTCTTTTCAACACATTAGCTGTGGTACACGACACCACGTAATACACCGACAAATCATTGTTGCGACGCTAGGACGGACACGAGAAGCATCTGAAGCAGAGGCTAGTCCGGGCGAACTTGCCCAAGCATCCTACCTTCCCCTCACACCACATCGATGTCCGGCCGCGAGACAgaactgtgtgtgtgtaggGGCACATGGTTTGGCCGACGCACAGGAAGCGAAATCACCGACAAAATGTCGACACTTTGCGCAGAAATCCAAATGATGATGGGCTCCTAGTGTGCCACGGGGTATTCGCCTTCCAGAAGTGTCCGTTTGAAGAGCTTTTCATCAATGTTCGCGCCCAGCCTCTTGCAGATTGCACGCATGTCCAGCTCGGCATTGCCCAAGCAGGTCGTGCCTCCAGGTGAAGGCGTAATGTTGAAAATAATTCCAGTGCCTGTGTGTGGACATATACACGTGTTCACACTTTCGCATAAGCCCACTCGTAGAGTTTTCTGGTGAAGCTGTTCCAGGAAATTCAACTTCCTTCGATTGGGCGGAACGAACATTACATACGCACACGGCGCCCACGGGTGACAGTCGAGACAAGCTAGTGCAGACGTCAGTCGCGGCCGTTACATAGTGATGTAACTAAGCCGCCATGGGATCAGTAGTGAAAAGCATGTATGCACTTTCGCCCACAACAGTCTTCAGATATGCCAGATCGAGGCAAACATCAAGGCACTGATATATCAACGCAAATACGAAGCAGTGTAGGCAACGACAGCCAACCGGTCGCTTGCTCGCTACATTAATAACAAAACAGGTGAACATATGAACAGTCAACGATGACCATTCTTGATTCAGCAGCCTAACAGTGCCTTCAAAGCTGCAGAAAATCTGCTAGTTGCCGAATACAACGGCTGCTCACCTGGATTGATTTTGCCTTCTCCCAGCAGCAATTTCTTTTGTACCTTGTCTATGAGCTGAGGTCGTACACCACCATAGCCCTGTGCGTATGTGAGATCTTCCGGCTTGATTGACGGGACAATTTTCTTGACGTCCTATAGCCACAACGCCCCGAAAGCAGCAGACAGGCAGTGTGTTCGATTAGCGCCGCACATCGACTTGGAGGCAAACGGGAACTCTACATCCTACAGCGATCGAGCCAACGCGTTGCCAATGGTTCGCCCATACTCCAGCTACGAGCTGTCCCAACTCGTGTGAATTGAATCGGCAAGAAGTTCCGTGAGCACGTATGCATTTCCGCAAATACATGAAAGAGGAGACTCTCGCTAATATTGTCAACGGGATAACCAACTGTCCAGTCTCAGTTTCTGGCCAACCGGAAATTCGCCGGAAAGTATCATTCGCAGTGAAGCTTCTCAGTCCTATATCATTTCAGCTGAAGCGAAGAGCATTCACACACTTTCCCCGCAGTCCAGCCCCCTATCGGCGTAGGTGTAAGTCCCTGATCTCCCTTGGTTCCTTACGTTGGCGAAGAGCACGGTGTTCAGCTTCGGGACCTCGAAGAGGAAGTTTCTCAAGACGTAGTTGCGCATGTGGGACGTGCCAAGGAGATCCAAATACACCTTAACGAGGTTTATGTCGGGGTTAATAACACGCAAGAAGTCGCCGATGGAAGACATGTTGTAGCGTTCGAGCATGGGGAGCGGAAGCGCGGTAGGGCCGAACCTCGTCTTTCCCACTGCAACGAGATCTGGATCTCCGTGCACCGCAGCGAACGGGAGCCGCGGGTCTTGGCACGTGTAGACTTTCCCATTCAACATTTCGGGCGCAAAGTAGAAGCTTCCGGCCATCGGGAGACAGCTGAAGTTCAGTCCGTAGCCCATACGCTGGGCCAACAGCAGCGACTGACCGCAAGCACTGACAACGACGAATCGCGCCTGAAccagagagaacaaacaTCCTCAGCAAACGCTTGGTCAACGAAGCTGTGTACTCACCGCCAGCAGTCATATCGAACACGGCTGAATACCGACGTCGAACCCAAGAGCGTCGCTAGAAGTCCAGCACCGCTGCGGATGCTTTGCATGGCGGAATAGTGCTGTACAAGATGAGGGTATTTCTGTGCCCATCGATAGAAATGAGAAGTGTGAGCGGAAAGGAACCGAAGCCCCCGACTGAATCGTACTCTCTCTATGCCGCGGCTTGTTTTGATGGAGAAGGTATCACCGTCATGCTTCAGGTCCAGGAGTTCCGTCGAGGTTTGAATGTCCACCTGCAACACGAAAGTAGACAGGCGCTGCGAAAGATTCATTACTAAGAGTGTAGAGAAGGTACGGACGCAAGACAAACcgacagacaggaagaacTACACTGGAAAGAAGTGCAGCTGCGATCTCCATCAGTTGCTGGCGTCCCATCTTCAATTTACAATTTAGAGCAGTGCAtctcggagacagagaacaaacCTCTCAGTGGCACGCCACTACGCGTTTGCTCCACCATATTAGTTGCATGCCGGCTGCGGCGTGGAAAAACGTTAAGATCCGAGCACTCGATATCTCTCCACTAGGATCTGGAATCTCCAAATAAGTCTCGACCGTCCGCTTGGTAAATATGTGAAGGCAAAAATTACCAAAAATCATTTCGCCTGACCTGCTTGCCGTTGGCGTGCCTTTTCGCCTGGTCGACAAACGAGGCAGCCAAGTGGTAGTAGTTCACCGCAGAATGCTCATCCGGAATAAAGATGGCGCACGCTGAATCCGATCGCATAGAATGGGAGTTCTTCATGCCGACACGTGGCTCGACTTCGGCaatctgcagagaaacaagacgGATCGGGAATGGAGGGCGTCGGCACTGTGAACATGAGTCTGTCGAGAATGCTTGCTCCCGGTTAACCACGTAAGAAAAGTCAACGATGCACCTCCATCTTTACTCTGTCACCGCTCACGCACGGCTGCAAGAAACGCGGGATGGCCCCCCTCTGGATCGTCGCAGGCACGCCAGTACGGGACAAATATCACATGCGTTTCTGATGGATGTCCGCTACgagtctcctctgtttctctcatCCCCTAGTGCTTCGACCCTGGTGGATTCGGGACCGACCGTCTTCTTGTCgatgaactgcatgcgcgtgaaCAAATTCTTGAAGACGTGGTATCGCTTCTCCATGAACTCGCACTCTGTGTCGCCGACAGCGAGCGCCATCTTTTGCATCTTTTGGACGACCAGGTCTCTCTCCGACGGAGGCAACTTCGTTGCGAAGTTACGGAGCATATCGGCCTGGCGCTTCACGATCTTCGCTTTTTCAACGGTGTAATTCGTCTCGATGTCGCCACAATGGATTGTCTGAGAGTTGTTGCGTGGGCACGAGGCGACCACCGCAAACGAGGGACGTCGCTCCACCAGTCCGATCTTCTTCAGATCTGCAAAGCACTCAGAGACGTGACAATCGTGTGGGCGTCTGCAGCGTAATGTGTGATACCCATAAACCGTCAGGAACCCTACATcagtcgtctttctcgtctaTGCTGCACATCCCAAAAGACTAACTTCTCACACGTTTGTATCCCAGTGCCGCGTATGAGGCACAAGCCAGCGAGGTCGACAGCGAGGCGGTATACCTGCAGGTGCGCGTCACAGTGGACTGTCACTCGGCAACTCTGCCACAAAATGGAGATGCTTCAAAAACAGACAGCTATCAGAACTTTAGAAACATGCATGCCTGGTGAAATAGAACTGAAAAAGGTTGACCCTCCCGATAGCATAGCCAAAGCATTGTACACGACCCACTAGTCAGTTCACTTCAGTCCTTCTCAAGACATCTGCTCATCGAATTCACTTTTCGGCTCAAAGCAGATGTCagtttccctttctctgcgcctcgcaTGCCATGTGGATGCTGATGCACAATTGGAAAAGCAGAGTCAGCCAAGTTACACGAGACGCTCTGAGGAGTTTTCTTGTCTGTGCGAAGATGCCCCGCAAGCTTCGTCCGTACTATTTCCGCTTTGCTGGGAAGCCACCACTGCAAATCCCTCCAGACCGTGTTTCCCATTCATGCACACGAGGCAATGTTTGATTGTGCCATAATCTTTTCGAGATTCATTCACAAAATCGCAGCAGGATGGCATCGGTACCTGTGAACGTGCAGAGTTCGTACAGCAGAGCCGTTCCAGTGACACCACCGCCAACAATGAACACATCGTAGACATCTGTGGCATGGCGACCCGTAGAAATACTGGGGGTTGACTGCCGGGAAGGAGATGCTGGTCCACTCGTCATTCCTCCAGTAGACGAGCCTGGTTTCTGCAACGGCGTGGCACTCGCCGGCTTCGTATCTGCAGCAGTTGCTGTTggcgcagcagcagaagagaaccGACGAGAGAAAGTGCCTCGCAGCCGAGCATTCTCAAtaaaaaacagaggagagagttgCGGGCGACTTCCAGAAGCGAACAAAGGTCTGGAAGTCGTGAGCGCAGTGTTTAGAAACCGAAGCGCAGCAGCCATTGTGGACGGCAACTGGAAGGTTCTTGTGGGTCTGATGCCCAGAAACAAATAAAACTTGGTCCTATCTGTCGAACCTCGTCGTACGATTTCAACTGGTCCTGAACTGTGTCAGGAGTGTCGCCTGCATCCAGCAGGGGGGCGAACAGGTGGAAACATAGAAGGG from the Toxoplasma gondii ME49 chromosome IX, whole genome shotgun sequence genome contains:
- a CDS encoding FAD Malate-dehydrogenase (MDH-FAD) (encoded by transcript TGME49_288500~Product name based on PMID:18336823.) is translated as MAAALRFLNTALTTSRPLFASGSRPQLSPLFFIENARLRGTFSRRFSSAAAPTATAADTKPASATPLQKPGSSTGGMTSGPASPSRQSTPSISTGRHATDVYDVFIVGGGVTGTALLYELCTFTDLKKIGLVERRPSFAVVASCPRNNSQTIHCGDIETNYTVEKAKIVKRQADMLRNFATKLPPSERDLVVQKMQKMALAVGDTECEFMEKRYHVFKNLFTRMQFIDKKTIAEVEPRVGMKNSHSMRSDSACAIFIPDEHSAVNYYHLAASFVDQAKRHANGKQVDIQTSTELLDLKHDGDTFSIKTSRGIERARFVVVSACGQSLLLAQRMGYGLNFSCLPMAGSFYFAPEMLNGKVYTCQDPRLPFAAVHGDPDLVAVGKTRFGPTALPLPMLERYNMSSIGDFLRVINPDINLVKVYLDLLGTSHMRNYVLRNFLFEVPKLNTVLFANDVKKIVPSIKPEDLTYAQGYGGVRPQLIDKVQKKLLLGEGKINPGTGIIFNITPSPGGTTCLGNAELDMRAICKRLGANIDEKLFKRTLLEGEYPVAH